The Dendropsophus ebraccatus isolate aDenEbr1 chromosome 10, aDenEbr1.pat, whole genome shotgun sequence genome has a segment encoding these proteins:
- the RNF5 gene encoding E3 ubiquitin-protein ligase RNF5, which yields MAAAAGSPGAAYECNICLETAREPVVSVCGHLYCWPCLHQWFETRPERQECPVCKASVSRENVIPIYGRGDSNQQDPRLKTPPRPQGQRPEPETRAGGGVPGFTDTGFHMSFGIGAFPFGFFTTVFNTNDFTAPRADTGLPQGRMFGLPDSLFLIIAAFFFLWLISV from the exons ATGGCGGCGGCTGCTGGCAGCCCCGGTGCGGCCTATGAATGTAATATCTGCCTGGAGACAGCCCGGGAGCCGGTGGTCAGTGTATGCGGCCATCTATACTG CTGGCCCTGTCTCCATCAG TGGTTTGAGACACGGCCGGAGCGTCAGGAGTGTCCCGTGTGTAAGGCGTCGGTCAGCCGAGAGAATGTCATCCCAATCTATGGCCGAGGGGACAGTAACCAGCAGGACCCCAG GTTAAAGACTCCTCCACGACCTCAGGGACAGAGGCCGGAACCAGagaccagagcaggaggg GGAGTCCCGGGGTTCACAGACACCGGCTTCCACATGTCCTTCGGCATCGGTGCTTTCCCTTTTGGCTTTTTTACTACAGTCTTTAACACTAATGATTTCACTGCTCCTCGTGCAG ACACTGGACTCCCCCAGGGACGGATGTTTGGACTGCCCGACTCCCTCTTCCTCATCATCGCTGCCTTCTTTTTCCTCTGGTTGATCAGCGTGTGA